TGATAAAGGAGACCTGACAAAGTATCTTACTGTTTTCGGTGGATAACTGAAACCTACTAATGAATATTGAAAATACTATAAATTAATCGTAACATCAAATCAAAGCAAAGCCAAGGCACAAGGACATTAACTGAAGTCTTGTAAACTGAACTAACCACTCTAATGTATCCTTCCTCAGTGAGATCAGTGTTGCCGATTTTGTGCtggaaaaaattaaacaaatatcaaacaatattaAGACACCCTGGTGTAAAGTTACTCATATCTTCATGCGAGTACACTTAAACACTAACTAATGttttcatttacattggtgAGTTGATGTCAACCTAAAGAATTGTTTAAAATCTAGAAAATCAACGCAAAATGATTCGGAAAAAAATCCATAAGGGAAATTTTGACAGAAAGAAATTTGACATAGTAGGAATAATGATGTACTGTTCTtttataaaatgataaaaagaatTGTTgaattataagtatatatagtaaGGTACGTTAATGGTATTGTGTTATTATGTAAACTGATCCATACCTGCCAAGTACCAGAGTTGAGATTCAAACGATACCAAACTTCTGAGGGATACCATAAAACTGAAAAGAGATGGAAATCTcgtttattaaatttaatagaATAACCTATTTTCTAAGGACCATCCTAAACTTTAGTCGTAAAATAACAGGTGACGCTATAACAAGTATCTGACGTCATGCAAAGCACAATGACGCCACACCTACCTGTCATGatttaaggtggcatactcctattagagtctatatcaatccgctcgattgttctccttcaggaaaagtgccaaaaagcagcaggagaacatcttttgtaacctgttatcaatcataatctagtttttcgTGGCTTGCATGataaagagcatgaatggaagaaCATGTGGTGAAaacattgggtcaattgaggcaagtttagacccctttaggtctcccaggagcagcgtaggaaatttgtttaccactgagtgaagaggtttgtttacaagtgacgaaaacttccagctcggatagcaaaaaaatctacatggtcatgatacggaaaattg
This window of the Apostichopus japonicus isolate 1M-3 chromosome 9, ASM3797524v1, whole genome shotgun sequence genome carries:
- the LOC139974120 gene encoding uncharacterized protein, which produces MTEIELDGIFSFKVKCEKLKTIRFKYSLLPVGFHRRATLTSLNETNVEVLWYPSEVWYRLNLNSGTWQHKIGNTDLTEEGYIRVVSSVYKTSVNVLVPWLCFDLMLRLIYSIFNIH